From one Mycolicibacterium sp. HK-90 genomic stretch:
- a CDS encoding universal stress protein, which translates to MTQTNLVVGYLATPGGADALALAIRFARAVGAEVNICIVLPSDTTPVGIGPKGGYTELLAEQAQGWLDEARATVPDDVVAHTHLSFDESFTDGLIREALRLRAAAIVVGGAGGGLVGSYSLGSVVNELLHSAPVPVAVAPRGTRDSKVERVHEITCAIGQRQGSDLLLDTAVRASRAAGVPLRLVSLVALDPAFGSLRGDDEAVREHALAHAQRTLEAARDELPEDFPVTSTIVNGPTVEAAVEQLSWQDGDIIMVGSSRLSAPRRIFLGSTAAKMLRVLDVPMVVVPRDERKDGEDHS; encoded by the coding sequence GTGACGCAGACAAACCTGGTCGTTGGATACCTGGCCACGCCGGGCGGTGCCGACGCGTTGGCCCTGGCCATCCGGTTCGCCCGGGCGGTGGGTGCCGAGGTCAACATCTGCATCGTGTTGCCGTCCGACACCACACCGGTGGGCATCGGACCCAAGGGCGGCTACACGGAACTGCTGGCCGAGCAGGCCCAGGGCTGGTTGGACGAGGCGCGGGCCACGGTGCCGGACGACGTTGTGGCCCATACTCATCTGAGCTTCGACGAGTCGTTCACCGACGGCCTGATCCGCGAGGCCCTCCGGTTACGGGCCGCCGCCATCGTGGTCGGCGGCGCGGGCGGGGGCCTGGTCGGCAGCTACTCGCTCGGGTCGGTGGTCAACGAGCTGTTGCACTCCGCGCCGGTGCCGGTTGCGGTGGCGCCGCGCGGAACCCGCGATTCCAAGGTCGAGCGGGTGCACGAGATCACCTGCGCCATCGGGCAACGGCAAGGCTCGGATCTGTTGCTCGACACCGCGGTTCGGGCCAGCCGGGCGGCGGGGGTTCCGCTGCGCCTGGTGTCGCTGGTGGCGCTCGATCCGGCGTTCGGCTCCTTGCGGGGCGACGACGAGGCCGTTCGTGAGCATGCGCTCGCCCACGCCCAACGCACCTTGGAAGCCGCCAGAGACGAGTTGCCCGAGGACTTTCCGGTGACCTCCACCATCGTGAACGGTCCCACTGTCGAGGCCGCGGTGGAGCAGTTGAGCTGGCAGGACGGCGACATCATCATGGTGGGGTCGAGTCGGCTCAGCGCGCCCCGGCGGATCTTCCTCGGTTCCACCGCGGCCAAGATGTTGCGGGTGTTGGACGTGCCGATGGTGGTCGTGCCCCGGGACGAACGGAAAGACGGGGAGGACCACTCATGA